One Dermacentor silvarum isolate Dsil-2018 chromosome 10, BIME_Dsil_1.4, whole genome shotgun sequence genomic window carries:
- the LOC119431490 gene encoding uncharacterized protein K02A2.6-like, which produces MERPWQQEGADLFHLEGQNFLLLVDYYSLYPEIITLRNSSSLAVMSAIKSVTARFCIPEVFQSDNGPQFSSHEFASFAKNYGFSHVTSSPGYPQSNGAVERAVHTVKDLFRKSNDCFLALLAYCDTPGVTGYSPSQLLMARRLRTRVPRDHSKLSPEIPPPHIFSQKDTTTKKRQARNFNHRYGV; this is translated from the coding sequence ATGGAGCGCCCATGGCAACAAGAGGGGGCAGATTTGTTCCACCTGGAGGGACAAAATTTTCTGCTGCTTGTGGACTACTATTCACTCTACCCTGAAATCATCACGCTACGCAACAGTTCCAGCCTAGCGGTGATGTCGGCTATCAAGAGCGTCACGGCTCGATTCTGCATACCGGAAGTGTTCCAAAGTGATAATGGACCCCAGTTCTCGTCACACGAGTTTGCAAGTTTTGCGAAAAACTATGGGTTCAGTCACGTTACTAGCAGTCCCGGTTACCCCCAGTCAAACGGTGCAGTGGAACGGGCAGTGCACACTGTGAAGGACCTCTTCCGCAAGAGCAATGACTGCTTCCTGGCACTGCTAGCGTATTGCGACACACCAGGTGTCACGGGTTACAGCCCATCGCAGCTGCTCATGGCTCGACGGTTACGAACGCGCGTACCCAGGGACCACAGCAAATTGTCTCCAGAAATACCACCCCCACACATCTTCTCCCAAAAGGACACCACCACCAAAAAACGGCAAGCTCGGAACTTTAACCATCGCTACGGGGTGTGA